In a genomic window of Carassius carassius chromosome 43, fCarCar2.1, whole genome shotgun sequence:
- the LOC132124750 gene encoding C5a anaphylatoxin chemotactic receptor 1 has product MLTFNLTVPLSVDFSRPEDYLIFIFHILFATGSALLAGSVVISIMSTRALRSQNRFIFMLNTSISDTLTGCSVFYLGLFDVQEGYPSRNGTFYILPSLLGVNVLTFVFAQFDRYLAVCHPFFYKLYITRGVVIGVCALCWIYTYSILSVQSVVPVEFAAKMNAFGVIVLQVIVAVKVLMTIKLYMITRHQLSREAPSCDKDSKKESLRIIVVVVICFLILWAPSFVNISVKYVTKNGLRFKNEATNLFAIMARFNALSTPALYIRGSPALRAAVWNSVWSKVFRRRETRFLLGLTVPKGQGVL; this is encoded by the exons ATGCTCACCTTTAACCTAACCGTTCCACTCTCTGTTGACTTTTCGCGTCCTGAagattatttgatatttatttttcatattcttTTCGCTACAGGTTCGGCTCTGCTGGCAGGTTCGGTGGTCATCAGCATCATGAGCACCAGAGCCCTGCGCTCCCAAAACCGCTTCATCTTCATGTTAAACACCAGCATCAGTGACACTTTAACCGGCTGCTCTGTCTTCTACCTCGGCCTGTTTGACGTCCAAGAGGGCTATCCGTCACGGAACggcacattttacattttaccatCATTGCTAGGAGTGAACGTGTTGACGTTTGTGTTTGCACAGTTTGATAGATACCTGGCTGTGTGTCACCCCTTCTTCTACAAGCTGTACATTACGCGCGGGGTTGTGATTGGCGTCTGCGCGCTCTGCTGGATTTACACATATTCAATTCTATCCGTTCAAAGCGTCGTGCCAGTTGAGTTCGCCGCTAAGATGAACGCTTTTGGGGTCATAGTGCTGCAGGTGATCGTGGCCGTCAAAGTTTTAATGACCATAAAACTGTACATGATCACGAGGCACCAGCTCAGCCGAGAAGCGCCCAGCTGCGACAAAGACAGCAAGAAAGAATCGCTGCGAATTATCGTTGTTGTGGTCATTTGTTTCCTAATCCTGTGGGCTCCGTCTTTTGTGAACATCTCAGTGAAGTATGTGACTAAGAACGGGCTGAGGTTCAAAAATGAAGCCACGAATCTTTTCGCGATCATGGCCCGATTTAACGCGCTCAGCACGCCTGCGCTGTACATCCGGGGCAGTCCAGCGTTACGCGCGGCGGTCTGGAACTCCGTGTGGAGTAAAGTATTCAGAAGAAGAGAAACAAGGTTTCTTTTGGGTCTCACCGTGCCCAAGGGACAAG GTGTTCTGTAG
- the morc2 gene encoding ATPase MORC2 encodes MAYTNYSSLNRAQLTFEYLHTNSTTHEFLFGALAELVDNSRDANATRIDIYTEKRPDLRGGFMLCFLDDGTGMDPSEATHVIQFGKSSKRFPESTHIGQYGNGLKSGSMRIGKDFILFTKKDDKLTCLFLSRTFHEEEGLDEVIVPLPCWDAKTQQPLTQDTEKYATETELIFKYSPFKNEEQLYRQFKKIEGPSGTLVVVYNLKLMDNREPELDVETDHQDILMAGTPVEGVKPERRSFRAYAAVLYIDPRMRIFIQGHKVRTKRLSCCLYNPRMYKYTSTRFKTRAEQEVKKADHLSKLAEEKAREAESKARALELKLGDDLSKEARAALRKAQDSAVALRAEATRKQAIHASKQKALKEPKELNFIFGVNIERRDQDGMFVYNCSRLIKMYEKTGPQLEGGMACGGVVGVVDVPYLVLEPTHNKQDFADAKEYRHLLRAMGEYLAQYWKDIGIAQKGIVKFWDEFGYLSANWNSVPSNELRFRRRRAMEIPITIQCDKCLKWRTLPFQMDAVDKRYPDSWVCLMNPDGNQDRCDAPEQKQNLPIGVLKKDIKSSDDKQKDLSEKIRQQQEKLEAMQKTTTVKSAADIKRLPLDVSTKPAEERTPQPTRSSQRAVPRPRSPPLPAVVRKAVSQPQIAKTPPPKATPPSRPTRTPPAPPPPSKARSSPAPPTKATKPAAKPVAPPPPPPPTKTPARRSATQSRATTPSSAKTAGKQTPTNKKGNLKKSRVQEKENAEEEQSEEEEEEEEEEEEEEEDDDEEDSASEEDEPQPKKSKMAASVQARGKAVVEKKTPAAEAAVKQTNAEVITNSTNEDLKKDVIKNAQKDKGIQVEAKVNGEWFTGRVTAVETGKESVRWKVKFDYVPMNTPRDRWVFKGSEDVRLMRPASPESRSPDTNQGPARSVTPPTAAEPDTTQSGPSRETTEGLVTMMRTLLRYFFPPDFRIPKDSVNTMSAEDLVAFPIKEYFQQYEAGLQSLCNSYQTRAESRARAVEEKSSGAEAKLRESEEKLRKLRTNIVALLQKVQEDIEISSDDELDAYIEDLVTKGE; translated from the exons ATGGCCTACACAAATTACAGCTCATTAAACCGAGCTCAGCTCACCTTTGAATATCTGCACACAAACTC GACAACCCACGAGTTTCTTTTTGGAGCGTTGGCTGAGCTTGTGGACAACTCAAG AGATGCAAATGCCACACGGATAGACATCTACACAG AGAAGAGACCAGATCTGAGAGGCGGGTTTATGCTGTGTTTTCTTGACGATGGCACTGGAATGGACCCCA GCGAAGCCACACACGTCATCCAGTTCGGCAAATCAAGCAAACGATTCCCAGAGTCCACTCACATTGGCCAGTATGGAAACGGATTAAAGTC GGGATCCATGCGTATTGGAAAGGACTTCATTCTTTTCACTAAAAAAGATGACAAATTAACGTGTTtgtttttgtcgcgaacgtttcATGAAGAGGAGGGTCTGGACGAG GTGATTGTCCCATTACCCTGTTGGGACGCAAAGACCCAGCAGCCTCTGACTCAAGACACAGAGAAGTACGCTACTGAGACTGAACTCATCTTTAAGTATTCACCTTTTAAGAATGAAGAACAGCTATACCGCCAGTTCAAGAAGATTGAAGGACCCAGTG GTACGCTGGTTGTAGTTTATAACTTGAAGTTGATGGATAACCGAGAGCCGGAGTTGGATGTGGAGACGGACCATCAGGACATTCTGATGGCTGGGACGCCTGTAGAGGGAGT GAAGCCAGAGAGGAGATCATTCCGTGCATATGCTGCTGTCCTGTACATCGATCCCAGAATGAGGATCTTCATTCAGGGTCACAAAGTCAGAACCAAGAGATTGTCCTGTTGCTTGTATAACCCTAG GATGTACAAATACACATCAACGCGCTTTAAAACCCGTGCAGAGCAGGAGGTCAAGAAGGCAGATCACCTCTCGAAACTTG CTGAGGAGAAGGCACGAGAGGCCGAGAGCAAAGCTCGTGCCCTGGAGTTAAAGCTTGGGGATGATTTATCCAAAGAAGCCAGA GCCGCTCTGAGAAAGGCACAAGATTCGGCTGTGGCGTTACGTGCCGAAGCTACTAGAAAACAAGCCATCCATGCATCCAAACAAAA AGCTTTGAAAGAGCCCAAGGAGCTGAACTTTATATTCGGTGTGAACATTGAGAGACGAGATCAGGACGGAATGTTTGTCTATAACTGCAGCCGTCTAATTAAGATGTACGAGAAGACAGGACCACAGCTGGAAGGAGGAAT GGCCTGTGGGGGTGTTGTAGGAGTAGTGGATGTTCCCTATCTAGTGCTCGAACCAACGCACAACAAGCAGGACTTTGCAGACGCTAAAGAATACAGACACTTACTGAGAGCCATGGGAGAATATCTCGCCCAGTACTGGAAAGACATCGGTATAG CTCAGAAGGGAATAGTGAAATTCTGGGATGAATTTGGTTATTTGTCAGCTAACTGGAACTCCGTCCCCTCAAATGAACTCCGGTTTCGCAGACGGAGAGCCATGGAGATCCCAATCACCATCCAGTGTG ATAAGTGTTTGAAGTGGCGGACGCTGCCGTTTCAGATGGATGCTGTGGACAAACGGTACCCAGACAGCTGGGTGTGTCTCATGAACCCAGACGGAAACCAGGACAG GTGTGATGCTCCTGAGCAGAAGCAGAATTTGCCCATTGGTGTTTTGAAAAAGGATATCAAGTCATCAGATGACAAACAGAAAGATCTATCAGAGAAAATCCGTCAGCAGCAAGAAAAACTGGAGGCCATGCAG AAAACCACGACAGTAAAATCAGCAGCAGATATAAAACGGCTCCCTCTAGATGTCAGTACAAAACCTGCAGAAGAACGCACGCCTCAG CCGACCCGCTCATCTCAGCGAGCTGTGCCCCGCCCACGTTCCCCACCTCTCCCCGCAGTGGTCAGAAAAGCTGTCAGTCAACCACAGATTGCAAAAACTCCTCCCCCTAAAGCGACGCCTCCTTCACGACCCACCCGGACCCCACCAGCTCCTCCCCCTCCATCCAAAGCAAGGTCATCACCAGCTCCTCCAACAAAGGCAACAAAACCCGCCGCCAAACCTGTAGCCCCgcctccaccaccaccacccaCAAAGACACCGGCTCGGAGAAGCGCCACGCAGAGCCGCGCCACTACA cCATCATCTGCCAAGACTGCTGGCAAACAAACTCCAACTAACAAGAAAGGAAACCTAAAGAAAAGTAGAGTCCAGGAAAAGGAGAATGCAGAGGAAGAACAaagtgaagaggaggaggaagaagaagaagaggaggaggaggaggaggaggatgacgaCGAAGAAGACAGTGCATCAGAAGAGGATGAACCTCAACCCAAAAAATCAAAGATGGCAGCATCTGTTCAGGCTAGAGGGAAAGCTGTcgtggaaaaaaaaacaccagcagcCGAAGCAGCTGTTAAACAGACCAACGCTGAG GTTATCACAAATAGCACTaatgaagatctgaagaaagatgTAATAAAAAATGCACAGAAAG ATAAAGGAATTCAGGTGGAGGCAAAGGTGAACGGCGAGTGGTTCACAGGTCGTGTAACCGCAGTAGAGACGGGAAAGGAGAGCGTACGCTGGAAGGTCAAGTTCGACTATGTTCCTATGAACACTCCAAGAGACCGCTG GGTGTTTAAGGGCAGCGAGGATGTCCGTCTTATGCGTCCCGCCTCTCCAGAGTCCCGAAGTCCAGACACCAATCAGGGTCCAGCACGGTCTGTAACTCCGCCCACTGCTGCTGAGCCTGACACGACTCAGAGCGGGCCGAGCAGAGAGACCACAGAAGGCCTTGTGACCATGATGAG GACATTGCTACGGTATTTTTTCCCTCCGGATTTCCGAATCCCTAAAGATTCTGTGAACACTATGAGTGCTGAGGACCTTGTGGCCTTTCCAATC AAAGAGTATTTCCAGCAGTATGAGGCCGGACTGCAGAGTCTGTGCAATTCCTACCAAACTCGGGCGGAGTCACGTGCACGAGCCGTGGAGGAGAAGAGCAGCGGGGCAGAAGCCAAACTCCGGGAATCTGAGGAGAAACTCCGCAAACTCAGAACCAACATCGTCGCTCTTCTGCAGAAAGTCCAGGag GATATTGAGATCAGCAGTGACGATGAGCTGGATGCCTACATTGAAGATCTGGTCACAAAGGGAGAGTGA
- the zgc:158398 gene encoding transmembrane protein 248: MGQWRPVSKLRDQVSRHPPVVVFFLSLLILSITFVCIGLYSQNHDIKDPDISVDWNQVLGSIAGFKFCTHLNDTDAPLEEDSPRMVEHSDRTNISTDSAHVSLLVPLVFTGDVPDNTAISATVLGSQLGMKGAAAKASVNITLLLHTDVTDSPTPAGTQSSRPLTCLHFTALTHVLPQTPSPPECPVTENEDKRTSPVRAVAVEAHKHNSPHCFSLKFTPDPRLTVLLTKDEKALCRYHLLLVSVALLVICVLMSLCGTFSSHSPRSYQGNDLQKESLMIQ; this comes from the exons ATGGGTCAGTGGAGGCCCGTGTCTAAGCTGAGAGATCAGGTATCTCGACACCCTCCTGTGGTTGTGTTCTTCCTCAGTCTGCTGATCCTCTCCATAACTTTCGTCTGCATTGGACTGTACTCTCAGAATCACGACATCAAGGATCCTGACATAAGTGTA GACTGGAACCAGGTTCTGGGGTCTATCGCTGGATTTAAgttctgcacacatctgaatgacACAGACGCACCGCTGGAGGAAGACTCTCCGCGGATGGTGGAGCATTCAGATAGGACAAATATTTCCACAGACAGCGCTCATGTTTCCTTACTGGTGCCGCTGGTGTTTACAGGGGACGTCCCAGATAATACTGCCATTAGTGCCACTGTGTTGGGCAGCCAGCTGGGCATGAAAG GGGCTGCAGCGAAAGCATCCGTCAATATAACTTTGCTCCTGCACACTGATGTTACCGACAGTCCAACTCCTGCTGGGACGCAGAGCAGTCGACCCCTGACCTGTCTTCACTTCACAGCCCTGACCCATGTTCTCCCTCAAACGCC GTCACCTCCAGAATGCCCAGTCACAGAGAACGAAGACAAGCGCACTTCTCCTGTCAGGGCTGTTGCTGTAGAAGCACACAAGCACAATTCTCCACACTGCTTCAGTCTGAAGTTCACACCAGATCCACGCCTGACAGTCCTGCTCACGAAG GATGAAAAAGCCTTGTGCAGGTATCACCTGTTGCTGGTTAGTGTTGCGCTGCTGGTTATCTGTGTCCTCATGAGTCTCTGTGGAACTTTTTCTTCACATTCGCCACGTTCTTACCAGGGAAATGACCTTCAAAAG GAATCGCTGATGATCCAATGA